A part of Streptomyces sp. NBC_01210 genomic DNA contains:
- a CDS encoding MarR family winged helix-turn-helix transcriptional regulator encodes MAKRKLTQAEMPVADHAFYGLVWAGTVLTERVDRALSKAHDLPVSWFEVMLWLASNPDPVPASVLGNSTMLSRSQVSRVIDALQSRGLVTRTPSPRDARSVEVALTPEGHQLFEEADATRRSCLAPVFTDLLDTEDLEALSTVWHKLKAGKDD; translated from the coding sequence ATGGCAAAAAGGAAGCTCACCCAGGCAGAGATGCCCGTGGCCGACCACGCCTTCTACGGACTGGTCTGGGCCGGAACCGTCCTGACCGAACGCGTGGACCGCGCCCTGAGCAAGGCCCACGACCTGCCGGTCTCCTGGTTCGAGGTAATGCTCTGGCTCGCCTCGAACCCTGATCCTGTTCCGGCCTCCGTACTCGGCAACAGCACCATGCTCAGCCGCAGCCAGGTGTCCCGCGTCATCGACGCCCTCCAGAGCCGCGGTCTTGTCACCCGCACCCCGTCCCCGCGTGACGCGCGCTCTGTCGAAGTGGCCCTGACACCGGAGGGCCACCAGCTTTTCGAAGAGGCCGACGCCACGCGACGCTCCTGCCTGGCTCCGGTCTTCACCGACCTCCTCGACACGGAGGATCTCGAAGCGCTCAGCACGGTGTGGCACAAGCTCAAGGCCGGCAAGGACGACTGA
- a CDS encoding SixA phosphatase family protein, translating into MTALRRLIVLRHAKSARPPDMADFDRPLTGRGRRDASAAGRWLRDARYTPDLVICSTAVRARETWELAVEQLETQSPVQHEARVYDADLHTLLAVVRETPASVDTLLLGGHNPGVQELVLSLAAEALGDALKRTREKFPTSAIAVLTWHGDWSELAPGAALLTDMAVPRGT; encoded by the coding sequence GTGACAGCACTGCGTCGGCTGATCGTCCTGCGGCACGCCAAGTCCGCCCGGCCACCGGATATGGCGGACTTCGACCGTCCGCTCACCGGGCGGGGCCGTAGGGACGCCTCCGCTGCCGGTCGCTGGCTGCGGGACGCCCGTTACACCCCGGACCTTGTGATCTGCTCCACCGCTGTCCGTGCCCGAGAGACCTGGGAACTGGCGGTCGAACAGCTTGAAACCCAGTCACCGGTGCAGCACGAGGCCCGCGTCTACGATGCCGACCTCCACACACTGCTCGCTGTCGTACGTGAAACACCCGCATCCGTAGATACGTTGCTGCTGGGCGGTCACAATCCTGGAGTCCAGGAGCTGGTGCTGTCACTGGCTGCCGAGGCGCTCGGCGACGCCCTGAAGCGTACCCGCGAGAAGTTCCCCACCAGCGCCATCGCCGTTCTCACCTGGCACGGCGACTGGTCCGAGCTCGCCCCCGGCGCGGCTCTGCTCACCGACATGGCGGTCCCTCGAGGGACTTGA
- a CDS encoding class F sortase — protein sequence MAALQPPGTAPASRPFGRALMWPAVAVGLGFLLVYNSITNPAEVAPPARAVASAPSRPAPAAPAAPGAGLALPRSAPERLSITEIAVDAPFTPLSVGPSGQLNAPPGDDDNLVGWFQEGPAPGERGTSIVAGHVDTKTGPAVFVELSSLKPGSKIDITRADDTVATFKVDSVETFSKAHFPNERVYADTPSAQLRLITCGGEYDRKVKDYTDNVVVFAHLDSSKRA from the coding sequence ATGGCCGCCCTGCAGCCGCCCGGCACAGCCCCCGCCTCCCGTCCCTTCGGCCGCGCCCTGATGTGGCCCGCTGTGGCGGTTGGGCTGGGCTTCCTCCTTGTGTACAACTCCATCACCAACCCGGCAGAAGTCGCTCCGCCGGCCCGCGCTGTGGCTTCGGCTCCCTCCAGGCCCGCCCCTGCCGCCCCTGCGGCCCCTGGTGCCGGTCTGGCGCTGCCCCGTTCCGCCCCGGAGCGGCTCTCGATCACGGAGATCGCCGTCGACGCGCCCTTCACGCCGCTGTCCGTCGGCCCTTCGGGACAGCTGAACGCGCCACCCGGAGACGACGACAATCTGGTCGGCTGGTTCCAGGAGGGCCCCGCACCTGGCGAGCGCGGCACCTCAATCGTCGCGGGCCACGTCGACACCAAGACCGGCCCGGCCGTATTTGTGGAGCTCAGCTCCCTCAAGCCGGGAAGCAAGATCGACATCACCCGCGCAGACGACACCGTCGCCACGTTCAAGGTCGACTCCGTCGAGACCTTCAGCAAGGCGCACTTCCCCAATGAGCGGGTGTACGCCGACACCCCCTCCGCGCAGCTGCGTCTGATCACTTGCGGAGGCGAGTACGACAGGAAGGTGAAGGACTACACGGACAACGTGGTCGTGTTCGCCCACCTCGATTCCAGCAAACGCGCGTGA